A stretch of DNA from Lotus japonicus ecotype B-129 chromosome 4, LjGifu_v1.2:
TCTGAACCAAAACAAAGAAGTAGGACACAAGAAAAACTATACAGAAATATTAAATACACCCACCCTACTCAACTCAAGCAATCAATTAATAATGATAAGGCCTTTAAAATTCTCTATGGCCGATAATCATAGCTAGCAAACCAAGTAAACACACCCAATACGTAAAATCACTCACTCAAAGAAAAGTTAAATTCACACAATATGTCTAGTCTATAAGTCAGCACCCAAGGCACAAATGAGAATTAGACAAGACCAAGAGGGAGTGAATCCATGAAGAACACATTATGACTTCTGAAGAACACATTTCTCATACAGAGCAATGATATCCTTCTTGTTAGGATTCTTCAATCGAAGCAGCTGATCACCGTAGTTATGCTTTGTCAGCTCTTGCTTAAGCTTCTGTACAGTGAACTTCTTATAATCCTCCTCATTTGTTTGCTGACTATGATCATCATTTGCACCCTCAAAGATGGAACCACCATCTTCTGGCTGCGAGTGTTTAAGAGGAGAGGATGTACTCCTAGCTCTTTTAGTTCCCCTTAAAATTCTGGGGCTCATATCCATGTCTTGTACAGATTCTGCACCAAGGTCGTCATCTACCCTCATACGCTTACCAACACCAGAAGCAGTTTTTAGCTTACTATCATTCAGACGATATTTAGTCAACTCTTGATGGAGAGAGTCAATGTTGGCTTGTGCAGACTGTAGCTGCAGCGAGAGAGCCTCAGCCCGGTTATTTGCCTGTGTATGTGCTTCACGTTCTGTTTCCAGAAGTTGTTCAAGAATCTGTGCATTATTTCGTCGGTGTGTTTTATCCTTATCCAAAAGTGATTCTAAATCCTTCTCCCTCTGTTTCACCTTTTCCTCTAGTTTCATAGCTCGGTCAAGTGCATCCTTCTCTGAATCCTTTGCTCTCTGCAACTCACCTTCTAGGTTATCTTTCTCCCTACCCAAACTTTCAATTCTCCTCTCAGCCCTCTCAATCTGTGTCAGTCTTTCCATTGCCAGTCTCTGCATCTCGCTCTTCTCCTTCTGAGAAATGACTGCTTCAGCCCGTGCTCTATCAGCCATTTCAGTAGCTCTTGCAGCTTCTTTTTCAGCAGTTGTACACCTTTCCTGGACCTCCCCAAATCTTTTGAAGTCAGATTGGTACTTCTGCTCCAGATGGCTCTTCTCCTGCTGAAATACCATTGCTTCCCTCTCATATGACTGGGCCTTAGCATTTTCAGACTTTAACTTGTCAGTCAACTCTTTAATTTCAATCCTCAGTGACGATATTTCTGTATCATAGCTCCTTATCTTTGACTCAGCAGCCTGCACGGTTAGACACCACATTTAGTCCCAAAAGGGCAGATAGAcacattcacaaaaaaaaaagttggagAATTTAAATTGGCAAGacatgtaagaaaaaaaaatccatcttAAGGTGGTAAATTATTCCCTCAACGAGGAATAGACCCTCCAAGCACTACAAATAATTGAGTGGAGAATTCTTAAGAACCATCTACAACTTCCAGATAAGCTAAGGTGCAATAAGACAAGAAatcatgaaaagaaaagaacacAAAGCAAGAAACTGTGTACTGCATTAGCTCTGGCCTCTCTCCTCTTGCATGACCATGATTattaaaatatgaataaaataAGAAGATATAGGCAAGATAAATAACAGAATTAATTATACACGCATAAATATTGCCTTATTGAGAGCCCTGGATAAATATTGCTCTACGAGACAAAGACTAGTCAAGAGACAAGAACCCACCTTCAACTCTAATTTCAGAGTTGTTAAACACTTCTCAGCATGCTCAATTTTGGCGGTTTTCTCTTTAATTTCGTCATCCTGCAAAGTTAACAAGGAGCAGTAAATCAGATTCCAAGTTCACAGTCCATATGATGAATACTTATGTAATAGCATACTAAGGTAAAGATCTGCGAAAGAAATAGACAGAAATATCAGGTGGGAGAGCTCACTTTTTCAGCCAAAGTTCCAGAAAATTCTTCTCTTAAAGCATCTTCTCTCAATTGATTCTCCATAATTTTACGCTCCTGCGAATTAGCTGCCTTCTCAAGAGCAATTTTTGCCTCTCTCATGGCAATATCATACTTTCGCTTCCACTCCTCAGCCTCCTCTTGGGCCGACTGAGCTTGTTCCTTTGCTGCAGCCAACCTTGCTTCAGCAGCACCACTCCGGGACCTTAGGGCTGCTATTTCGGAACTTGCTTGATCTTCCTCAGCTTTCTGCCTCGATAAAACCTGTTCATATTTCCTCTTCCAATCCATGGAGTCTTGCTTGGTAGAGTCCAATGTTTTTAATAAACTAGAATACCTCTCATCCAGTGAGCGACGATTGCCTTGCAACTCAGTAATGCGATTCATATATTCGTCAGTTAGTTTTTTCTTATCATTCATGGCATCCTCAAATCTTTTAATGTATTCGGATTTTTCGCCTTCACTGGCTTCAAGCCGCTTGTTCAGTAGGGCAATCCTATCTTCAATCAACCGATATTGTAAAGCAAGAGAACTCTTTTCTGATTCAACTTTTTGCAATAGCCTCTTGGTAAGGTCGAGCACAGGGCCTTCAAAACTATTGACAGCAACatgtttttttaagaaaaaataatcaCAAAAAGAACCCCCAAAGAAACACAAGAACAGTCAACGAACCTTTGTTGCAAGAAGACAGCAACTCTTTGCCACTTCCCTGGACCTTGAATTGATTTTTCATATTCGGATAAAAGAGCATCAAGAACCTGCATCAAAGATAAATTATGCAACCAGATTGTCATTTCAATAAGGCAACCTTGATTT
This window harbors:
- the LOC130710968 gene encoding uncharacterized protein LOC130710968 is translated as MMNKFFSRGRDNAADTSPPYTAATSSASSPVTGPARPIRLVYCDEKGKFRMDPEAVATLQLVKEPIGVVSVCGRARQGKSYILNQLLGKSSGFQVASTHRPCTKGLWLWSTPLKRTALDGTEYSLLLLDSEGIDAYDQTGTYSTQIFSLAVLLSSMFVYNQMGGIDEAALDRLSLVTQMTKHIRVRASGGKSSASELGQFSPIFVWLLRDFYLDLTEDNRKITPRDYLELALRPVQGSGRDIAAKNEIRDSIRALFPDRECFTLVRPLNNENDLQRLDQISMDKLRPEFRAGLDALTKFVFERTRPKQVGATMMTGPVLVGITESYLDAINHGAVPSISSSWQSVEEAECRRAYDSATEVYMSSFDRSIPPEEVALREAHEQAVQKSTAAFNASAVGVGSARKKYEGLLQKFLKKAFEDYKKNAFMEADLQCSKAIQSMEKRLRAACNASDAKIDNVAKVLDALLSEYEKSIQGPGKWQRVAVFLQQSFEGPVLDLTKRLLQKVESEKSSLALQYRLIEDRIALLNKRLEASEGEKSEYIKRFEDAMNDKKKLTDEYMNRITELQGNRRSLDERYSSLLKTLDSTKQDSMDWKRKYEQVLSRQKAEEDQASSEIAALRSRSGAAEARLAAAKEQAQSAQEEAEEWKRKYDIAMREAKIALEKAANSQERKIMENQLREDALREEFSGTLAEKDDEIKEKTAKIEHAEKCLTTLKLELKAAESKIRSYDTEISSLRIEIKELTDKLKSENAKAQSYEREAMVFQQEKSHLEQKYQSDFKRFGEVQERCTTAEKEAARATEMADRARAEAVISQKEKSEMQRLAMERLTQIERAERRIESLGREKDNLEGELQRAKDSEKDALDRAMKLEEKVKQREKDLESLLDKDKTHRRNNAQILEQLLETEREAHTQANNRAEALSLQLQSAQANIDSLHQELTKYRLNDSKLKTASGVGKRMRVDDDLGAESVQDMDMSPRILRGTKRARSTSSPLKHSQPEDGGSIFEGANDDHSQQTNEEDYKKFTVQKLKQELTKHNYGDQLLRLKNPNKKDIIALYEKCVLQKS